The following proteins come from a genomic window of Pseudomonas sp. WJP1:
- the rplO gene encoding 50S ribosomal protein L15, giving the protein MKLNDLSPAPGSRREKHRPGRGIGSGLGKTGGRGHKGQTSRSGGTIAPGFEGGQQPLHRRLPKFGFVSLKAMDRAEVRLSELAKVEGDIVTVQSLKDANVINVNVQRVKIMLSGEVTRAVTIGKGIGATKGARAAIEAAGGKFEE; this is encoded by the coding sequence ATGAAACTCAATGATCTGAGTCCAGCGCCGGGTTCCCGTCGCGAAAAGCATCGTCCGGGCCGTGGTATCGGTAGTGGTTTGGGTAAGACTGGTGGCCGTGGTCACAAAGGTCAGACCTCCCGCTCCGGTGGCACCATTGCTCCAGGCTTTGAAGGCGGTCAACAGCCGCTGCATCGTCGCCTGCCGAAGTTCGGTTTCGTTTCCCTGAAAGCCATGGACCGCGCAGAAGTGCGTCTGTCCGAGCTGGCTAAAGTGGAAGGCGACATCGTCACCGTGCAGTCCCTGAAAGATGCCAACGTGATCAACGTCAACGTACAGCGTGTGAAAATCATGCTGTCCGGTGAAGTGACTCGCGCTGTCACTATCGGCAAGGGAATCGGCGCCACCAAAGGTGCGCGTGCGGCTATCGAAGCAGCTGGCGGCAAGTTCGAGGAATAA
- the rpmD gene encoding 50S ribosomal protein L30, with amino-acid sequence MATVKVTLIKSMTGRIPNHKLCVKGLGLRRIGHTVEVQDTPENRGMINKAYYMLRVEG; translated from the coding sequence ATGGCTACCGTTAAAGTTACGCTGATCAAAAGCATGACCGGCCGCATCCCTAACCACAAACTGTGCGTTAAGGGTCTGGGTCTGCGTCGCATCGGTCACACTGTAGAAGTCCAGGATACTCCCGAGAATCGCGGGATGATCAACAAGGCTTACTACATGCTGCGTGTCGAGGGTTAA
- the rpsE gene encoding 30S ribosomal protein S5, producing MSNNDQKRDEGYIEKLVQVNRVAKTVKGGRIFTFTALTVVGDGKGRVGFGRGKSREVPAAIQKAMEAARRNMIQVDLNGTTLQYAMKSAHGASKVYMQPASEGTGIIAGGAMRAVLEVAGVQNVLAKCYGSTNPVNVVHATFKGLKAMQSPESIAAKRGKSVKEIF from the coding sequence ATGTCAAATAACGACCAAAAGCGCGACGAAGGCTACATCGAGAAGCTGGTTCAAGTTAACCGCGTAGCCAAAACCGTTAAAGGCGGCCGTATCTTCACTTTCACCGCGTTGACCGTGGTTGGTGATGGTAAAGGGCGTGTTGGCTTCGGCCGTGGCAAGTCGCGTGAAGTGCCTGCTGCGATCCAGAAGGCAATGGAAGCTGCTCGCCGCAACATGATCCAGGTTGATCTGAACGGCACCACTCTGCAGTACGCAATGAAGTCCGCCCATGGCGCTTCGAAGGTGTACATGCAGCCTGCTTCTGAAGGTACCGGTATCATCGCTGGCGGCGCAATGCGTGCCGTTCTCGAAGTTGCTGGCGTTCAGAACGTTCTGGCCAAGTGCTACGGCTCGACTAACCCGGTAAACGTGGTTCACGCCACTTTCAAGGGTTTGAAAGCAATGCAGTCTCCTGAGTCCATCGCTGCCAAGCGTGGCAAAAGCGTCAAGGAGATCTTCTGA
- the rplR gene encoding 50S ribosomal protein L18: MTDKKVTRLRRARKARLKMHELEVVRLCVFRSSQHIYAQVISADGNKVLASASTLDKELRDGATGNIDAATKVGQLVATRAKAAGVSQVAFDRSGFKYHGRVKALADAAREAGLEF; encoded by the coding sequence ATGACCGACAAAAAAGTTACTCGACTGCGTCGCGCTCGCAAAGCACGCCTGAAAATGCACGAACTCGAAGTCGTGCGTCTCTGCGTGTTCCGCTCGTCGCAGCACATCTACGCCCAGGTCATTTCGGCCGACGGCAACAAAGTCCTGGCAAGCGCCTCGACTTTGGATAAAGAACTGCGTGATGGCGCCACTGGCAACATCGACGCGGCCACTAAGGTTGGCCAGCTGGTCGCTACGCGTGCTAAGGCCGCTGGCGTCTCGCAGGTGGCTTTCGACCGCTCTGGCTTCAAGTACCACGGCCGCGTTAAAGCGCTGGCTGATGCTGCTCGTGAAGCTGGGCTGGAGTTCTAA
- the rplF gene encoding 50S ribosomal protein L6 — protein MSRVAKNPVKLPAGVEVKFAGQQLSVKGAKGTLELNIHSSVEIVEEAGELRFAARNGDQQTRAMAGTTRALVNNMVQGVSQGFERKLQLVGVGYKAQAKGTVLNLALGFSHPVDYELPEGITAETPSQTDILIKGIDKQLVGQVAAEIRDFRPPEPYKGKGVRYADEVVRRKEAKKK, from the coding sequence ATGTCTCGCGTCGCTAAGAACCCCGTTAAGCTGCCAGCCGGCGTCGAAGTAAAATTCGCAGGCCAACAGCTTTCGGTGAAGGGTGCCAAGGGCACTCTCGAACTGAACATCCATTCGTCCGTTGAGATCGTTGAAGAAGCTGGTGAGCTGCGTTTCGCTGCTCGCAATGGCGATCAACAAACTCGCGCAATGGCTGGTACCACTCGTGCGTTGGTAAATAACATGGTCCAAGGCGTAAGCCAAGGCTTCGAGCGCAAGCTCCAGCTGGTCGGTGTTGGTTACAAAGCGCAAGCAAAAGGCACAGTGCTGAACCTGGCTCTTGGCTTCTCGCACCCAGTGGATTATGAACTGCCGGAAGGCATCACCGCTGAGACTCCTAGCCAGACCGATATCCTGATCAAGGGCATCGACAAGCAGCTGGTAGGTCAAGTGGCCGCCGAGATCCGCGACTTCCGTCCACCAGAGCCGTACAAAGGCAAAGGTGTGCGCTACGCGGACGAAGTCGTCCGTCGTAAAGAAGCCAAGAAGAAGTAG
- the rpsH gene encoding 30S ribosomal protein S8, which translates to MSMQDPLADMLTRIRNAQMAEKSVVSMPSSTLKVAVAKVLKDEGYIAGYQISSETKPLLSIELKYFEGRPVIEEVKRVSRPGLRQYKSVDDLPKVRGGLGVSIVSTNKGVMTDRAARAAGVGGEVLCTVF; encoded by the coding sequence ATGAGTATGCAGGACCCGTTAGCGGACATGCTAACTCGAATCCGTAATGCCCAGATGGCTGAAAAGTCCGTCGTAAGCATGCCATCTTCCACGTTGAAGGTAGCTGTTGCCAAAGTCCTGAAGGACGAGGGTTACATCGCGGGTTATCAGATCAGCAGCGAAACAAAACCACTGCTGTCTATCGAGCTGAAATACTTCGAAGGCCGTCCGGTTATCGAAGAAGTGAAGCGCGTTAGCCGTCCAGGCCTGCGTCAGTACAAGTCCGTCGATGATCTGCCAAAAGTACGTGGCGGTCTCGGTGTGTCTATCGTCTCCACCAACAAGGGTGTGATGACTGATCGTGCTGCGCGCGCTGCCGGTGTCGGCGGCGAAGTTCTTTGCACTGTGTTCTAA
- the rpsN gene encoding 30S ribosomal protein S14, whose amino-acid sequence MAKMSMKNRELKRQLTVAKYAKKRAALKAIIVDLNASPEARWEATVALQKQPRDASASRMRNRCRLTGRPHGVYRKFGLGRNKLREAAMRGDVPGLVKASW is encoded by the coding sequence ATGGCCAAGATGAGCATGAAAAACCGCGAGCTGAAGCGTCAGCTCACGGTTGCCAAGTACGCCAAGAAGCGTGCAGCACTGAAAGCTATCATCGTTGATCTGAACGCAAGTCCAGAAGCACGTTGGGAAGCTACAGTTGCCCTGCAGAAGCAGCCACGTGACGCAAGCGCTTCGCGCATGCGTAACCGCTGCCGCCTGACCGGTCGTCCACACGGCGTTTACCGCAAGTTCGGCCTTGGCCGTAACAAACTGCGTGAAGCGGCAATGCGTGGTGACGTACCAGGTCTGGTTAAAGCCAGCTGGTAA
- the rplE gene encoding 50S ribosomal protein L5, which produces MARLKEIYRKEIAPKLKEELKLSNVMEVPRVTKITLNMGLGEAIGDKKVIEHAVADLEKITGQKVVVTYARKSIAGFKVREGWPIGVKVTLRRERMYEFLDRLLSISLPRVRDFRGLNAKSFDGRGNYSMGVKEQIIFPEIDYDKIDALRGLDITLTTTAKNDDEGRALLRAFKFPFRN; this is translated from the coding sequence ATGGCACGACTAAAAGAGATTTACCGGAAGGAAATCGCTCCGAAACTTAAGGAAGAACTTAAGCTTTCGAACGTGATGGAAGTTCCGCGCGTTACCAAAATCACCCTGAACATGGGTCTGGGCGAAGCGATCGGCGACAAAAAAGTCATCGAGCACGCTGTTGCTGACCTGGAAAAGATCACCGGCCAGAAAGTCGTTGTGACCTACGCTCGCAAATCCATCGCTGGCTTTAAAGTCCGTGAAGGTTGGCCGATCGGCGTCAAAGTGACCCTGCGCCGTGAGCGTATGTACGAGTTCCTGGATCGTCTGCTGTCGATCTCCCTGCCTCGGGTTCGCGACTTCCGCGGCCTGAATGCCAAGTCCTTCGATGGTCGTGGTAACTACAGCATGGGCGTGAAAGAGCAGATCATCTTCCCGGAAATCGACTACGACAAGATCGATGCTCTCCGCGGTCTGGACATCACCCTGACCACCACTGCCAAGAACGATGATGAAGGCCGCGCTCTGCTGCGTGCGTTCAAATTCCCGTTCCGCAACTGA
- the rplX gene encoding 50S ribosomal protein L24, with the protein MQKIRRDDEIIVIAGKDKGKRGKVLKVLADNRLVVGGLNLVKRHTKPNPMSGVQGGIVEKEAPLHASNVAIFNGETNKADRVGFKVEDGKKIRVFKSTQKAVDA; encoded by the coding sequence ATGCAAAAGATTCGTCGTGACGACGAGATCATCGTGATCGCCGGCAAAGACAAAGGTAAGCGCGGTAAGGTGCTGAAGGTTCTTGCTGACAACCGTCTGGTTGTTGGTGGTCTGAACCTGGTCAAGCGTCATACCAAGCCTAACCCGATGTCGGGCGTACAAGGCGGTATCGTCGAGAAAGAAGCGCCACTGCACGCTTCTAACGTAGCCATCTTCAACGGCGAAACCAACAAGGCTGACCGCGTTGGTTTCAAAGTAGAAGACGGTAAGAAAATTCGTGTCTTCAAGTCGACCCAAAAAGCGGTTGATGCTTGA
- the rplN gene encoding 50S ribosomal protein L14, whose translation MIQTQSMLDVADNSGARRVMCIKVLGGSHRRYAGIGDIIKVTVKEAIPRGKVKKGQVMTAVVVRTRHGVRRADGSIIRFDGNAAVLLNNKQEPIGTRIFGPVTRELRTEKFMKIVSLAPEVL comes from the coding sequence ATGATTCAGACTCAATCCATGCTCGATGTGGCCGATAACAGCGGCGCACGCCGCGTTATGTGCATCAAGGTGCTGGGTGGCTCCCATCGTCGTTACGCTGGTATCGGTGACATCATCAAAGTTACCGTCAAGGAAGCAATTCCTCGCGGTAAAGTGAAAAAAGGCCAAGTGATGACTGCTGTTGTAGTCCGCACTCGTCACGGCGTACGTCGTGCTGATGGCTCCATTATCCGCTTTGATGGCAACGCTGCTGTTCTTCTGAACAACAAGCAAGAGCCGATCGGCACCCGTATCTTTGGGCCAGTGACCCGTGAACTTCGTACTGAGAAGTTCATGAAGATCGTCTCGCTCGCCCCAGAAGTGCTGTAA
- the rpsQ gene encoding 30S ribosomal protein S17, whose translation MAEAEKTVRTLTGRVVSDKMDKTITVLIERRVKHPIYGKYVKRSTKLHAHDETNQCHIGDKVTIRETRPLAKTKSWALVDVLERAVEV comes from the coding sequence ATGGCTGAAGCCGAAAAAACTGTCCGTACGCTGACTGGCCGTGTTGTCAGCGACAAGATGGACAAAACCATCACCGTTCTGATCGAGCGTCGCGTTAAGCACCCGATCTACGGTAAATACGTTAAGCGTTCGACTAAGCTGCACGCGCACGACGAAACCAATCAGTGCCACATCGGCGACAAAGTCACTATTCGTGAAACTCGTCCTTTGGCCAAGACCAAGTCTTGGGCGCTGGTTGATGTTCTCGAACGCGCTGTGGAAGTCTAA
- the rpmC gene encoding 50S ribosomal protein L29 → MKANELREKSAQQLNEQLLGLLRDQFNLRMQKATGQLGQSHLLSQVKRDIARVKTVLNQQAGK, encoded by the coding sequence ATGAAAGCGAATGAACTTCGTGAAAAATCCGCACAGCAGCTGAACGAGCAACTGCTCGGCTTGCTGCGCGACCAGTTCAATCTGCGTATGCAGAAAGCAACTGGCCAGTTGGGGCAGTCTCATCTGCTCTCGCAAGTTAAGCGTGACATCGCTCGCGTGAAGACTGTGCTCAACCAGCAGGCAGGTAAGTAA
- the rplP gene encoding 50S ribosomal protein L16, whose amino-acid sequence MLQPKRTKFRKQMTGHNRGLALRGSKVSFGEFALKSVARGRLTARQIESARRALTRHVKRGGKIWIRVFPDKPISKKPLEVRMGKGKGNVEYWVAQIQPGKVLYEIEGVSEELAREAFALAAAKLPLATSFVKRTVM is encoded by the coding sequence ATGTTGCAACCAAAGCGTACGAAGTTCCGCAAGCAGATGACCGGCCACAACCGTGGTCTGGCACTGCGCGGTAGCAAAGTCAGCTTCGGCGAGTTCGCGCTGAAGTCTGTAGCTCGTGGTCGTCTCACCGCTCGTCAGATCGAGTCAGCGCGTCGTGCTCTGACCCGTCACGTAAAACGTGGTGGCAAGATCTGGATCCGTGTATTCCCGGACAAGCCGATCTCCAAAAAACCTCTCGAGGTTCGGATGGGTAAAGGTAAGGGTAACGTGGAATACTGGGTTGCCCAGATTCAGCCAGGCAAAGTCCTGTATGAAATCGAGGGTGTTTCTGAAGAGCTGGCGCGTGAGGCTTTCGCCCTGGCTGCTGCAAAGCTGCCGCTCGCCACCTCCTTTGTTAAACGGACGGTGATGTGA
- the rpsC gene encoding 30S ribosomal protein S3 — protein MGQKVHPIGIRLGIVKEHTSVWYADGRTYADYLLADLKVREYLQDKLKSASVSRIDIHRPAQTARITIHTARPGIVIGKKGEDVEKLRQDLTKQMGVPVHINIEEIRKPELDGMLVAQSVAQQLERRVMFRRAMKRAVQNAMRIGAKGIKIQVSGRLGGAEIARTEWYREGRVPLHTLRADIDYANYEAHTTYGVIGVKVWIFKGEVIGGRQEELKPQAPAPRKKAAK, from the coding sequence ATGGGTCAGAAAGTACATCCCATTGGCATTCGCCTGGGAATCGTCAAGGAGCACACCTCCGTCTGGTACGCAGACGGTCGGACTTATGCGGACTATTTGCTCGCAGATCTGAAGGTGCGTGAGTATCTCCAAGACAAACTAAAAAGCGCGTCCGTAAGCCGTATCGATATCCATCGTCCGGCTCAAACTGCACGCATCACCATCCACACCGCTCGTCCAGGTATCGTTATCGGGAAGAAAGGTGAAGATGTTGAGAAACTGCGTCAGGACCTGACCAAGCAAATGGGTGTGCCTGTGCACATCAATATCGAAGAGATCCGCAAGCCGGAGCTCGACGGTATGCTGGTTGCGCAGAGCGTAGCTCAGCAGCTGGAGCGTCGCGTAATGTTCCGTCGCGCTATGAAGCGCGCTGTACAGAACGCCATGCGCATTGGTGCCAAGGGCATCAAAATCCAAGTGAGCGGTCGTCTCGGCGGTGCTGAAATCGCACGTACTGAATGGTATCGCGAAGGTCGTGTGCCATTGCACACCCTGCGTGCCGACATCGACTATGCCAACTACGAAGCTCACACCACCTACGGTGTGATCGGTGTAAAGGTTTGGATCTTCAAAGGCGAAGTAATTGGTGGTCGCCAAGAAGAACTGAAACCACAAGCACCAGCGCCTCGTAAAAAAGCTGCTAAGTAA
- the rplV gene encoding 50S ribosomal protein L22 produces the protein MEVAAKLSGARISAQKARLVADQIRGKKVGEALNLLAFSSKKAAEIMKKVLESAVANAEHNEGADVDDLKVSTVFVNEGRSLKRIMPRAKGRADRIVKRSCHITVKVADK, from the coding sequence ATGGAAGTAGCCGCTAAGTTGTCGGGCGCTCGAATCTCCGCCCAGAAAGCCCGCTTGGTCGCCGACCAGATCCGCGGGAAGAAGGTGGGCGAAGCGCTCAACCTGTTGGCTTTCAGCAGTAAGAAAGCCGCCGAGATCATGAAGAAAGTGCTGGAGTCGGCCGTAGCCAACGCCGAGCATAACGAAGGCGCAGACGTTGATGACCTGAAGGTCAGCACCGTTTTCGTCAACGAAGGGCGTTCGCTGAAGCGCATCATGCCACGTGCCAAAGGCCGTGCTGATCGCATCGTCAAGCGGTCTTGCCATATCACTGTCAAGGTTGCTGACAAGTAA
- the rpsS gene encoding 30S ribosomal protein S19, producing MPRSLKKGPFIDLHLLKKIEVAAEKNDRKPVKTWSRRSMILPQMVGLTIAVHNGRQHVPVLVNEDMVGHKLGEFAGTRTYRGHVADKKAKR from the coding sequence GTGCCACGTTCTCTGAAAAAAGGTCCTTTTATCGATCTTCACCTACTGAAGAAGATCGAAGTGGCGGCGGAAAAGAACGATCGCAAACCGGTGAAAACCTGGTCGCGTCGTTCGATGATCCTGCCACAAATGGTCGGTCTGACCATCGCAGTACACAACGGTCGTCAGCACGTCCCAGTTCTCGTGAACGAAGACATGGTCGGCCACAAACTGGGCGAGTTCGCCGGTACCCGCACTTATCGCGGGCACGTGGCAGACAAGAAAGCCAAGCGTTAA
- the rplB gene encoding 50S ribosomal protein L2 — protein MAIVKCKPTSPGRRFVVKVVNQELHKGAPHAPLLEKKSKSGGRNNNGRITTRHIGGGHKQHYRLVDFRRNDKDGIAATVERIEYDPNRTAHIALLLYADGERRYIIAPKGVSAGDQLIAGALAPIKPGNALQLRNIPVGSTVHGIELKPGKGAQIARSAGASAQLIAREGVYVTLRLRSGEMRKVLAECRATLGEVSNSEHSLRSLGKAGAKRWRGVRPTVRGVAMNPVDHPHGGGEGRTSGGRHPVSPWGFPTKGAKTRGNKRTDKMIVRRRK, from the coding sequence ATGGCAATCGTTAAATGCAAACCGACTTCCCCTGGCCGCCGTTTTGTGGTCAAGGTGGTCAACCAGGAGCTGCATAAAGGCGCTCCTCACGCACCGCTGCTCGAGAAGAAGTCGAAGTCTGGTGGTCGTAACAACAATGGCCGTATTACCACTCGTCACATCGGTGGTGGTCATAAGCAGCATTATCGTCTGGTCGATTTCCGTCGCAACGACAAAGATGGCATCGCTGCCACTGTCGAGCGTATCGAATACGATCCAAACCGTACTGCTCACATCGCTCTGCTGCTGTACGCAGATGGCGAGCGTCGCTACATCATCGCCCCTAAAGGCGTGAGCGCTGGCGACCAGCTGATCGCAGGTGCTCTGGCACCGATCAAGCCGGGCAACGCTCTGCAACTGCGCAACATTCCAGTTGGTAGCACCGTACACGGCATCGAATTGAAGCCAGGTAAAGGCGCACAGATCGCTCGTTCCGCTGGTGCTTCGGCTCAGCTGATCGCTCGTGAAGGCGTGTACGTTACCCTGCGTCTGCGTTCCGGTGAAATGCGTAAAGTCCTGGCTGAATGCCGTGCGACCCTGGGCGAAGTCTCGAACTCCGAGCACAGCCTGCGTTCGCTGGGTAAAGCTGGTGCCAAACGCTGGCGTGGCGTTCGCCCAACCGTTCGTGGTGTTGCCATGAACCCGGTTGACCACCCACATGGTGGTGGTGAAGGTCGTACCTCTGGTGGTCGTCATCCGGTATCGCCATGGGGCTTCCCGACTAAGGGCGCGAAGACTCGTGGTAATAAGCGTACCGACAAAATGATCGTCCGTCGTCGCAAGTAA
- the rplW gene encoding 50S ribosomal protein L23, with translation MNQERVFKVLLGPHVSEKATVLADKKGQFVFKVATDATKLEIKKAVESLFSVKVERVTTLNVLGKSKRTARGLGKRNDWKKAVISLQPGQDLDFSSSAE, from the coding sequence ATGAACCAGGAACGCGTATTTAAAGTTCTGCTTGGCCCGCACGTTTCCGAGAAGGCTACGGTTCTGGCAGACAAGAAAGGCCAGTTCGTTTTCAAGGTTGCTACTGATGCAACCAAGCTGGAAATCAAGAAGGCCGTCGAAAGCCTGTTCAGCGTGAAAGTAGAGCGTGTTACTACCCTGAACGTTCTGGGTAAGAGCAAGCGCACTGCTCGCGGTCTGGGCAAGCGTAATGACTGGAAGAAGGCAGTTATCTCCCTTCAGCCAGGCCAAGATCTCGATTTCAGCAGCAGTGCTGAGTAA
- the rplD gene encoding 50S ribosomal protein L4: MQLNVNDAQAIEVSELTFGGEFNETLVHQAVVAYMAGGRQGSKQQKTRSDVRGGGKRPWRQKGTGRARAGTIRSPIWRGGGTTFAARPQDHSQKLNKKMYRAAMRSILAELVRTDRLVVVQDFAVETPKTKDLLGKLNNMSLTDVLIVSDAVDQNLYLAARNLPHVDVRDVQGSDPVSLIAYDKVLITVSAVKKFEELLG; the protein is encoded by the coding sequence ATGCAATTAAATGTAAATGACGCTCAAGCGATCGAAGTTTCCGAACTGACATTTGGCGGCGAATTCAACGAGACGCTGGTTCACCAAGCAGTCGTGGCCTACATGGCTGGCGGTCGTCAGGGTTCCAAGCAGCAAAAGACCCGTTCCGACGTTCGTGGTGGCGGTAAGCGCCCATGGCGTCAGAAAGGTACTGGCCGTGCTCGTGCCGGTACTATCCGTAGCCCAATCTGGCGTGGCGGCGGTACCACTTTCGCAGCTCGTCCTCAGGATCACTCCCAGAAGCTGAACAAGAAGATGTATCGCGCAGCAATGCGTTCCATCCTTGCTGAGCTGGTGCGTACTGATCGTCTGGTCGTGGTTCAGGATTTCGCCGTTGAAACGCCGAAAACCAAAGACCTGCTGGGCAAACTGAACAACATGAGCCTGACCGACGTTCTGATCGTGTCGGACGCTGTTGATCAGAACCTGTACCTGGCTGCTCGTAACCTGCCACACGTAGATGTACGTGACGTGCAAGGTTCCGATCCAGTTAGTCTGATCGCATACGACAAGGTGTTGATCACCGTGTCGGCCGTGAAGAAATTCGAGGAGCTGCTGGGATGA
- the rplC gene encoding 50S ribosomal protein L3, with product MTIGVVGRKCGMTRIFTEEGVSIPVTVIEIEPNRVTQFKTEETDGYRAVQVTVGERRASRVTAAQAGHFAKANVAAGRTVMEFRLEEGEYQAGDLINAEIFAAGQLVDVTGQSKGKGFQGTIKRWNFRGQDNTHGNSVSHRVPGSIGQCQTPGRVFKGKKMSGHMGAERVTVQSLEVVRVDAERNLLLVKGAVPGATGGNLVVRPAAKARG from the coding sequence ATGACTATTGGTGTAGTCGGTCGTAAATGCGGTATGACCCGTATTTTCACCGAAGAAGGTGTCTCCATTCCGGTCACGGTCATTGAGATCGAACCGAATCGCGTCACCCAGTTCAAAACTGAAGAGACCGATGGCTATCGTGCAGTGCAAGTCACTGTCGGCGAGCGTCGTGCTTCGCGTGTAACAGCAGCTCAGGCTGGCCACTTCGCTAAAGCGAACGTTGCCGCTGGTCGTACCGTAATGGAATTCCGCCTTGAAGAAGGCGAGTACCAGGCCGGCGATCTGATCAACGCTGAAATCTTCGCCGCTGGTCAACTGGTTGATGTAACCGGTCAGTCCAAAGGTAAAGGCTTCCAGGGTACGATCAAGCGTTGGAATTTCCGCGGGCAAGATAACACCCACGGTAACTCCGTATCCCACCGCGTTCCAGGCTCTATCGGCCAGTGCCAGACTCCTGGTCGTGTATTCAAGGGCAAAAAAATGTCCGGTCATATGGGCGCTGAGCGCGTGACCGTGCAGTCCCTCGAAGTAGTGCGCGTGGACGCTGAACGCAATCTGTTGTTGGTCAAGGGCGCTGTTCCTGGCGCTACTGGCGGCAACTTGGTTGTACGTCCAGCAGCCAAGGCTCGCGGTTAA
- the rpsJ gene encoding 30S ribosomal protein S10, which translates to MQNQQIRIRLKAFDHRLIDQSTQEIVETAKRTGAQVRGPIPLPTRKERFTVLVSPHVNKDARDQYEIRTHKRVLDIVQPTDKTVDALMKLDLAAGVEVQISLG; encoded by the coding sequence ATGCAAAATCAGCAAATCCGTATCAGGTTGAAGGCTTTTGACCATCGCCTGATCGACCAATCCACCCAGGAAATCGTGGAAACCGCGAAACGTACTGGTGCTCAAGTGCGTGGTCCAATTCCACTGCCTACCCGTAAAGAGCGGTTCACCGTTCTGGTCTCCCCGCACGTCAACAAAGACGCGCGTGACCAGTACGAGATCCGTACTCATAAGCGCGTTCTGGACATCGTCCAGCCAACGGATAAAACCGTTGATGCACTTATGAAGCTTGATCTTGCGGCCGGTGTGGAAGTGCAGATCAGCCTCGGCTAA